The sequence below is a genomic window from Acetivibrio clariflavus DSM 19732.
ACCGGAAACCTTATCCTTAATCCAGCTACCAAGGCTTTTAATACCTTCCCAGATGCCTTTTACAATGTTCTTACCAATCTCAACCACTGAAACAACCGCCTTGCCCAAGCCTTCTATAATAGCCGCAACAATCTGAGGTAAAGACTTTACTAGTTCTGGAATGGCTTTCACAAGCCCGGCAGCAAGCTGTACGATAAGCGTAATTCCCAATTCTATGATTTTCGGCATATTGTTCGTCACAAAGTCAATGATTGTTGTAATTATCCTCGGCAGTGCTTCAATTAGTTCTGGCAATGCATTTAAAAGTCCCTGCGCCAGTCCCTGAATCAATGTAAAAGCAGCTTCAAGGATTTTGTCCATATTATCCAGCAGCCCTTGCACAATGGTGATCACTGCTTGAACCGCTGCTGGAATTAGCTCAGGTAATGCTTCTCCAAGCCCCATTACCAACGCTGTGATTAGCTGCACCGCTGCATCAATGAGTAAAGGCAGGTTATCAATGAGTGCTCCGACAATGGTCATGACCGCATCTACTGCTGCTGGAATCAGCTCCGGCAGCAGGCTCAAGAGAGTTTGAAGCACCTGAGAGAACAATTCAGTTACAGTTTGCAACAGCACGGGAAGCAGATCTTTGACTGCTGAGATAATCGCACCGGTTGCCTCCGGCAGAGCAGCCACTATATTTTCCAAAACCGGTACGATATTTTTAACTACAGCCTGAAAGGCATCCACAAGATTTTGTGTTAGGTTCGTCATATCAGCGTTCGCATTGCCAAGTCCTGCTATAAACGAACTTAGAGAGGCTTGTAAAAGACCAATGGAACCGCTGATGGTCTGGGTAGACTCTCTTGCGAAGTTGCCAGCATACTGTTCGGTTTTTTCAAAAAACATCTGCATGGCGATCTCGGCCTTTTCGGCATTGGTTGCGCTATTCCAGGCAAAATCCAGCCCTTTTGCAAGAGCATAAGCTTCGATGGTAGTGGCGTTCATGGCGACACCCAGATTATCCATCATGGTGAAGTTACCCTTGGCTGCGCCAGCGATGGATTCCATAGCAGTCTGCATGTCAATACCCATAACCGAAGCCATATCTGCCGCTCGCTGCATGGCCTTCTCAGTAAGCTCCAGACTTTTTTGCTGATCGACACCAGCACCCTGAAACAGTGCGCCCATTTTGTTGGCGGTGGCAAGGTACTCGGATTGGGACAAGCCCAGATTCTTGTAGGCTTCTTCTCCCGTTTTTTGGATACGTGCAGCATATTCTCCAAACACAGCTTCAGAACCGCCAAGGTTCTGCTCAAGCTCACCAAACTGCTCCACGACCTCTTTCCCCAGCTTGATGGCAGCCGCGCCCGCTGCGGCCGCTGCAGCACCCATAGCCGCGCCAACACCTTTAAGAACGCTGCCCAGCTTCTCAAATTTCGAGCTGGATTTTTCGGCATTGTCTCCACTTTCCTTCAATTCGTCCCCAAGCTCGTCTGCACTTTCAGCAGACTGTTCGAGCTCGCGCTCCATTTTATTCAGTTCGGCTTTTGCATTATTAAGCTGTATTTGCCACGACTGAGTACGTCTGTCGGTCTCCCCGAAAGAGGAGGCGGCGTTGGCAAGCGCTTTCTCCAATGTGGCAATTTTTTCTTTCTGCGAGTCGATCTCTTTGCTAAGCACCCTGTTTCGCGCAGCGACAGCTTCAACTGATTTATCCTGCTTGTCAAACTGGGATGCGACAAGGTTCATCTCACTGCCCAGCACCTTGAAGCTTTGGTTGATTTCCCGGATGGCGTTCTTAAATTCCTTTTCGCCTTCAATCCCGATCTTCAGGCCAAAATTGTCTGCCACATAACCGCCTCCTTCCTGCAAAATTTTTAAATTCCATAAGGTATCACTTCATCTATGGTCAGCTCCCGCTTCGGTTTGGAAATACCTAAGAACTGCTTGTGGCACTCCCACAAGTCAAGCAGGTACCCAATAGGCATTAGCCATACTTCCTCTTCTGTACGGTTTAGCTGGACAGTGCCGTAATACAAAAGCCGAGTGAACAATTCTTCATCGCTCACCCGGCCTGTGTGTTTTTTAAGTCATCCTCACTTTCAACATTTCTTTTGGTACCTTTGAACATTGCTTCCATGATAGCGTCTTTATATGCTGCCAGTTCCAAAGGAGATGTGAGAAGTTCCACTGTCTCTTCAGTCAGGAGTTCACGCTTATCCTGATTTTTGAGGTTGTGTATCAAAATGCTCTGGTTAGCCAGCAGCGTAATCAGCCATACCACTTCGTCCAGCGCCATCTCGAAGTTCTCGGTTTTCATCAGTTTGGCGCCGAGATTTTCAAGTCCGCCGTACCTTTTAGCGATTTCCTTTGTCGCTCTGGTGGTTAGAATAAGCTGATATTTCTCGCCGCCGATGCTGATGCTTGCGCTTCTGTCCGTACCCTGCATTATTCGCCGCCTCCTCCCACGGCAAAGACAGGCTCATAAACTTCCGTATACCAGCCGGTAATAGTGGCGGGCAATACGCCGGGATCGTCTTCGCTGACCTCTGCCTTCCACGGATGCTTTCCTTGGCCATCTGGTTTGTTACGTCTCATGACTGTCCCTTCAATAGTTGGCGTGGAAAATGTGATGCTGTCGCCCTTCGTTTGCAGGTTTGCCGCCGGGATGCCGAATTTTACTCTGTAAAGCCAAAAATACCTGTACTTGCCGTTGGCTTTCTTTGCCCTGAACCCGATTGCCACCGGAGCGCCTCCGTCCTCGCTTGCGGAAATAAGCACCTTGTTGTCGTCAAGGGTAGCTCCCGTCAAAACCTCTGCAGCAGCAACACCGATGTCTGCAACTCCAAGAGATAAGGTACCGCTTTGAAATTCCTTGACCACTTCTGCCGCTCCGTCATCGGCATAAAGCGTCGCTTCGGCCAGTCAGTTCAGGACAGCCGGGAAAGGAGCAAGGCCTTTTTGGTTTTCTTGGCATCTGGCCACCTCCTTTACGGGTATAAAAAAAGCCCTCACAGGTTCATCCCATGAAGGCTTATCCATAACTTTTCACAATACCATTATATTTGGTTTTTTACTGAATTTCATCTCATAAAAATCTCATCTGGAATACTAAACAGAACATTTACTTTTTGCCCATGGCATCCTGCCGTTATAATACTTATCGGAGATATACCGCTGCATATCGGGTGGTAAAGCTGCAAGCAAAAGATAAGCCTTTTTTCTATCTTCCTCTAACTCTTGGGTACTTTTATAGAAGGAACATTTATCTTGCTGACACTTGTGTACAGTCAGGATATTACAGCCATTCCTTCCGTTACTGCCAAAACAATTATCGTACATCTTTCCTCACTCCTGTTTTATTGCATAAAAAAGCCCCGAAGGGCTTATGCGTTTTAATGTCATTTTTTCACGATATCATTATATATGGGATACCTGTGTTTTACATCTCATAAAAATCTCATGCATAATTGACTTCTTTCTATGCACACTATAAAATATTTATATAATCAAATTCTTTGAAAGCATTTCGCAAAGTATTGACAAATCATGTGCCATGGTGTAATATAATACTAACAAATCCCACAGGCCTCTGTCGTTGACATGCACACTTAGTGGGCTTTTTGCATTTAAGGAGAAAAATATGGATACCGTAAAACCATTCTTATCAATTGATGATCAGATAAAGTTATTGAAAAAGAGGAAACTGACTATTAACGATGATCAATATGAAAAAGCGAAAGAGTTTCTGTTAAACAACAACTATTATCGAATAAGCGGATACTCTTTAACGCTACGTCAAAACGATACTTTTTTTGAGAGTGCTTCATTAGAAACATTGATACAAATATATGAAGCCGATCGACGTATGCGACATATAATGTTATCGGTTATTGAAGCAGTTGAAGTTCGAATAAAATCAATGATTGCTTACTTCCATAGCGAAAAATATGGCCCTTTAGGTTATCTAGATATAAATAATTTCTGCTGTACTAATAACGGTAAAATCGATCTACCGATAATTGAAAATTACCTTTACATAGCGAGAAAAGCTGATAATCAAAAAAATGCAATGACTGAATCAGAATTGTTTCTAAAACATCATAAAGAAAATAAAAATGATATTCTACCATTTTGGGTTTATGTCGAGGTTCTCACTATATCTGATGCCTCTAAACTATATACGATTTTAGACGAAGAATTGCGAAAAACTATAGCTCTCCATTTGGGCTTTACATCGAATAATAGACATAAGA
It includes:
- a CDS encoding phage tail protein, with the translated sequence MADNFGLKIGIEGEKEFKNAIREINQSFKVLGSEMNLVASQFDKQDKSVEAVAARNRVLSKEIDSQKEKIATLEKALANAASSFGETDRRTQSWQIQLNNAKAELNKMERELEQSAESADELGDELKESGDNAEKSSSKFEKLGSVLKGVGAAMGAAAAAAGAAAIKLGKEVVEQFGELEQNLGGSEAVFGEYAARIQKTGEEAYKNLGLSQSEYLATANKMGALFQGAGVDQQKSLELTEKAMQRAADMASVMGIDMQTAMESIAGAAKGNFTMMDNLGVAMNATTIEAYALAKGLDFAWNSATNAEKAEIAMQMFFEKTEQYAGNFARESTQTISGSIGLLQASLSSFIAGLGNANADMTNLTQNLVDAFQAVVKNIVPVLENIVAALPEATGAIISAVKDLLPVLLQTVTELFSQVLQTLLSLLPELIPAAVDAVMTIVGALIDNLPLLIDAAVQLITALVMGLGEALPELIPAAVQAVITIVQGLLDNMDKILEAAFTLIQGLAQGLLNALPELIEALPRIITTIIDFVTNNMPKIIELGITLIVQLAAGLVKAIPELVKSLPQIVAAIIEGLGKAVVSVVEIGKNIVKGIWEGIKSLGSWIKDKVSGFFSGIVDGVKNFLGIRSPSTVFEGIGGNMALGIGEGFDKAMARVADDMQNAVPTDFNISPDISVSGRGGFSDLASGPLVVVQQMIVRGEEDIRRISQELYNLMQTGSRAQGRFITA
- a CDS encoding Abi family protein; the encoded protein is MDTVKPFLSIDDQIKLLKKRKLTINDDQYEKAKEFLLNNNYYRISGYSLTLRQNDTFFESASLETLIQIYEADRRMRHIMLSVIEAVEVRIKSMIAYFHSEKYGPLGYLDINNFCCTNNGKIDLPIIENYLYIARKADNQKNAMTESELFLKHHKENKNDILPFWVYVEVLTISDASKLYTILDEELRKTIALHLGFTSNNRHKIVENLLHCITILRNICAHGGRLYNRLFTRKPWLSKKEKNLLRVENGHKVYDKLFSYILVLKSITLPQDFKLVVEHITQIKEQYPLVDFKHYGFPENWQEIL